In Helianthus annuus cultivar XRQ/B chromosome 8, HanXRQr2.0-SUNRISE, whole genome shotgun sequence, a single genomic region encodes these proteins:
- the LOC110871949 gene encoding probable inactive receptor kinase At1g48480 — translation MAPINLPPPILFYFCLCFCFICLQHDVVSSDIAADRAALLRLSSAVAGNTRQWNVSDPSPCNWTGVTCNNVTNRVTELRLPGDGLAGEIPVNTIGNLTALQILSLRKNRLSGSIPADIDSCSDLRQLNLQNNQFSGALPAALFRLSNINNLDISVNGFSGEISPDFSNLTSLTHLFLENNQFTGQLPELNNSFTQFNVSMNRLNGTIPESLSSFPAASFSGNSLCGSPLNPCENGSSKLSGGAIAGIVVGSVIGSVLIVGIIFFLCRKYMNSKNSRQAVQDAATPIPASPEKPPELNFRSPDHIMASENTGSEEGHSGHPDSNEELSFFREGGFLLDDLLRASAEVLGKGIVGTTYKAYLDHGGEVIVKRLKNVCVSKREFTKRIVSIGELDHDNLLPIKGYYYGKEEKLIVFDFIPMGSLSSILHGNMEERSQLTWEIRSKIAFEVACGLEHLHSHNLSHGNIKSNNILLSLGYQAYLSESGLIQVVSSSTPSLSGYRAPELIDTRITSKEADVYSFGILILEILTGKDPTVLLNEEGIDLPTWVQSVEESRWKNDVFDMHMVMTNDNSDKITRLLHLGIRCASQVPRRRASMAEVAKQIKKVCKF, via the exons ATGGCACCCATAAACCTTCCACCACCAATCTTATTCTATTTCTGTTTATGTTTCTGTTTCATCTGTTTACAACACGACGTCGTATCATCCGACATCGCCGCCGACAGAGCCGCCCTGTTACGACTCAGTTCCGCCGTCGCCGGAAACACACGCCAGTGGAATGTTTCCGATCCATCACCGTGCAACTGGACCGGAGTCACCTGCAACAACGTCACCAACCGTGTCACGGAGCTCCGACTCCCCGGCGACGGACTCGCCGGAGAAATTCCGGTGAACACCATCGGAAACTTAACCGCACTTCAGATACTCAGTCTCCGTAAAAACCGACTCTCCGGTTCAATTCCGGCAGACATCGATTCATGCTCTGATCTCCGGCAACTAAATTTACAAAACAATCAGTTTTCCGGCGCGTTACCGGCGGCTCTGTTTCGGTTGTCTAATATAAACAATTTAGACATCTCCGTCAACGGTTTTTCCGGGGAAATCTCACCGGATTTTAGTAATTTAACAAGTTTGACACATCTTTTCTTGGAAAACAACCAGTTCACCGGTCAACTTCCTGAATTAAACAATTCTTTCACTCAGTTTAATGTTTCTATGAACCGATTAAACGGAACAATCCCGGAAAGTTTATCCAGTTTTCCGGCAGCTTCATTCTCCGGCAACAGTTTATGTGGGTCCCCTTTAAATCCTTGTGAAAATGGAAGTAGTAAACTTTCCGGCGGAGCGATCGCCGGAATAGTAGTCGGGTCGGTTATCGGGTCGGTTTTGATAGTGGGAATCATCTTTTTCCTATGTAGAAAGTATATGAATTCAAAAAACTCGAGACAAGCGGTTCAAGACGCGGCGACGCCTATTCCGGCTTCACCGGAGAAGCCGCCGGAGTTGAATTTCCGGAGTCCGGATCATATTATGGCTAGTGAGAATACCGGGTCGGAAGAAGGGCATTCGGGTCACCCGGATAGTAATGAGGAGTTGTCATTTTTTAGGGAAGGGGGGTtcttgttggatgatttgttaAGGGCATCAGCTGAGGTTTTAGGTAAGGGGATTGTGGGGACAACTTATAAGGCTTATTTGGATCATGGTGGTGAGGTGATAGTTAAGAGGCTTAAGAATGTGTGTGTTTCTAAAAGGGAGTTTACTAAGAGGATTGTGAGTATTGGTGAGTTGGATCATGACAATTTGTTGCCTATTAAAGGGTATTATTATGGGAAAGAAGAAAAGCTtattgtttttgacttcattcctATGGGGAGCTTGTCTTCAATCTTGCATG GAAATATGGAGGAAAGATCACAATTGACATGGGAGATTAGGAGTAAAATTGCATTTGAAGTAGCTTGTGGGCTTGAACATCTTCATTCACACAATCTTTCTCATGGTAATATCAAATCAAACAACATTCTTCTTAGCCTTGGGTATCAAGCATACTTATCGGAATCCGGATTGATCCAAGTTGTGTCATCTTCGACTCCAAGCTTATCCGGATACCGCGCTCCTGAGTTGATTGACACGCGTATAACATCTAAAGAGGCGGATGTGTATAGTTTTGGGATACTGATCCTTGAAATTTTGACGGGTAAGGATCCTACGGTTTTGTTGAAtgaggaagggattgatcttcCTACGTGGGTTCAGTCAGTCGAAGAATCTAGGTGGAAGAACGATGTGTTTGATATGCATATGGTAATGACTAATGACAACTCGGATAAGATTACTAGATTGTTGCATCTTGGCATTCGTTGTGCTTCTCAGGTTCCTCGTAGACGAGCTTCTATGGCGGAAGTGGCCAAACAAATCAAGAAAGTATGCAAGTTTTGA